GTGAACACCGCGAGGTTCGGCGCGAGAGCGACGATCGCGAGTCCGAGCGGGCCGACGATGCTGCCCACGGTCATGATGAGGCGAGGACCCCGGCCGTCGAGCCACCGCCCGACGAACACCCCGGCCGCGGCCGAGACGATGAGGCTCGCGGAGAACGACAGCGTGACGAGAGTGACCGGCCAGCCGGTGTCGGTCGCGATGGCGGGTGAAGCGACGATCAGCGCGTAGTACAGGATGCCCCAGCTGATCACCTGCCCCACGGAGAGGGCGGCCAGCCGGCCGCCCAACCGGGGCGGAGCGGCCAGGTCGACGCTCATGCGGAGCGGATGGCGTCGGCGGCGGCGTTCAGCGCTCCGTCGTCGAGGGCGAAATACGCCCACTTGCCGCGCTGCTCGCGAACCACCAGGCCGGCATCAGCCAGCAGCTTCATGTGATGCGACACCGTCGCCTGCGAGAGGCCCACCGGCTCGGTGAGGTCGCAGATGCACGCCTCACCGCCCTCGCTTGCGGCGATGAGCGAGAGCAGCATGATGCGGGTGGGGTCTCCCATCGCCTTGAACACGCGGGCGACGCGCTCGGCATCCTCATGAGTGAGAGACGAGGTCACGCGCGGCACGCAGCAGGCGTTCTTCTCGATGGTCACGGGCAGGCTCACGCGAACAGTCTGACACGTATTGACAAACTTCGATAGGTGCGCGAGCGTTCTCGTATTGAAGTTCTTCGATCTGAGGAGATGTGATGTCCGAGCTTCCTGTCGTCGTCATCGGTGCCGGCCCGCAGGGCCTGGCGGCAGCCGCCCACCTGACCGAGCGCGGTCTTGACGCGATCGTCGTCGAACGCGGAGCGTCAGCCGGTGCAGCGGTGACCGAGTGGGGGCACGTGCGCCTGTTCTCCGCCTGGCCGGAGCTGACGGATGCGGCGGCCCGACGCCTGCTGGAGCCGACAGGCTGGGCCGCGCCGGAGAGCGGATACCCGACCGGCGCCGAGTGGGTGGCCGGCTACCTCGCGCCGCTCGGCGCGGCACTGGGGGAGCGGATCCTGTACGGCACGACGGTGACGGGCATCGCGCGACAGGGACGCGACAAGGTGGTCGACAGCGGCCGCAAGGGTCAGCCGTTCGTCGTGCACACCGTCGACCAGGACGGTCGTGATGGCCGGATCCTCGCGCGTGCGGTCATCGACGCGAGCGGCACCTGGACCCTCCCGAACCCGGCGGGCGCCGATGGCCTCCTGGCCGTCGGCGAGGCCGCAGCCGCCGAGCGTGTCTCCTACCGCATCCCCGATGACGTGTCCGAACTCGCCGGCTCCCACGTCGTCGTGATCGGGGCAGGGCACTCCGCGACGCATGCCGTGCTGCGCCTGAGCGAACTGGCTCGTCGCGAACCCGGAACCCGCGTGACCTGGCTGCTGCGCCGAGGCAGCACCGCGAGCGTGTTCGGCGGAGGCGCGGGCGATGAGCTTCCCGAACGGGCCGCGCTCGGCTCACGTGCGCGAAAGGTGATCGAGGCGGGTGTCGTCGACGTGGTCACCGGATTCCGGGTCACCGAATTCCAGCACGACGGCGACGTGCTGACGCTCCTCGCCGAAGACGGTCGCGACGTCACCGGCGTCGCGCATGTCTTCGCTCTCACAGGCTTCCGTCCCGACACCAGCATCCTCCGTGAGCTGCGCATCGCGCTCGATCCGGTCCTGGATGCCGTCGCCGGGATCGCCGCCGAGATCGATCCGAACATCCACTCGTGCGGGTCGGTCGGTGCGACGGGCGCTCGCCAGCTCGTCCAGCCCGAGCAGGGGTTCTTCATCGTCGGCGCCAAATCGTACGGCCGCGCCCCGACGTTCCTCGCGCTCACCGGCTACGAGCAGGTGCGCAGCGTCGTCGCCCACCTCGCCGGGGACCACGAGGCGGCCGAGCGCAACGAGCTCGTGCTCCCTGACACCGGTGTCTGCGGCGGAGCCGGCGGTTTCGACGCCGAGGGGAGCGGATGCTGCGCTGCGCCGGCCGTGCTGCAGATCGGAGAGCGACCCGTCTCCGTCGGCTGACGCGTCTCCAGGAGGAGGGTTCCCGCAGAGTGGCGATCCGCGACGATGTTCCGCCTGCCGTCAGGGGAACAGGTCGCCGAGCCCGTGGGGCAGGCCGGCGTCGGCGAGAGCGGTGCGGACGGCGTGCCAGCCGGACATGCCCGAGACGCCGGGGCCGGGCGGGGTGGCGGCCGATGCCAGGTACACGCCCGGCATCGGTGTGCGCCACGGGGCACGGCTGGCCACGGGCCGGCGTACCGCCTGCTGGATCGTGAACGCCCCGCCGAACACGTCGCCGCCGATCTCGGCGGGGTTGATCATCTCGCGGGCCGAGGCGGGAACCGCGCGGCTGGCCAGCACGCGATCGCGGAACCCGGGGGCGAAGCGCTCGACCTGACGGGTGATGAGCTCGGTGGCATCCAGATCGGAATCCGGCGGCACGTGGATGTACGACCACAGCACGCTGTGGCCCTCCGGCGCGCGGGAGGCGTCGAGGACCGAGGGCTGCACCGCCAGCACGTACGGACGCTCGCTGACCCTGCCGCGTGCGACCGCATTCTCGCTCGCATGCACCTCGTCGCGGGTGCCGCCCAGGTGCACGGTCGGCGACAGTGCCACCTCGGGATTCGCCCACGGCACCGGTCCGTCGAGCGCGAAGTCGACCTTCGCGGCCGCCGCGCCGTACCGATAGGCGCGCAGCGCCCGCGCATAGCCCGCAGGGATGCCGGGATGGCTGAGCGCCAGTCGCGGCGAGGTGTTCAGCAGCAGCAGATCGCCCCGTCGCGGGTCGCCCCAGTCGACACTCGCCAGGTCGCGGACCTGCTCATCGGTGCGGATGCTGCCGCCATGGGCCTGAAGGTCCGCGACCAGCACGTCGGCGATGCGCTGCGCCCCACCGCGCGGATACGCCCACCCGCCGGCATGCCCGTGTGCGGCCAGCAGCAGCCCCGCCGCAGCGGCGCTGAGCGAGGGGAGCGGGGTGTTCGCGTGCGCCATCACGCCCGACAGGAGTGCGGCGCCCGCCTCGGTGCGCAGCGTGAGGCGTGAGAACGGGGTGCCCTGCTCCAGCATCCGCAATCCGTACCGGACTGCCGTGATCGGGTCGTCCGGCATCCGCAGCAGCGCGTTGCCGGTGAAGTCGACGACCCCGTCGATGCGCCGTGCCAGCGGGCGCAGCAGCGCCAGCCAGGCGTGCGCATCGGCGCCCAGGGCATCCGCGGTGCGCTCGATGTCGCGCCAGGCGATCGCGGCACGGCCGCCGTCGAGCGGATGCGCGTACGAGATCTCGGGAACGATCCAGTCCACCCGCTCGGCGATGCCGAAGGCCTGGAAGAACGGCGACGCCAGCACCGCGGGATGCACGGCCGAGCACACGTCGGCCACGAACCCGGGCAGCGGGCCCGGCTCGGTGCGCACTCCGCCGCCGACCGTGCCGGCCGCCTCGAGCACCTCGACCTCGTACCCGGCGCGCGCGAGCGAGACGGCCGCGGCGAGCCCGTTCGGGCCGCTGCCGATCACCGTCGCCCGAGCCATGCCCCCCAGTGTGTCACGCGCGGCCGATCCTGGGTGTGGGGAGGGTGCAGACGGTGAGATCATGGAAGGAATGAACGAAGTACAGGGCCCGACGCCCGCTGGAACCTCTCGCCCCTACCGATCCCTCGCCGAGGCGCTGCGCGCGCACCGCATCCCGGAGGAGAACCACGCGTTCATCGCCGAGATCGCGGATGCCGTCGGCGGGATCACGAGCTTCATCGACCGCGGTCGCTACATCGAGGCGCTGCGCCGCGAGGGCGCCGCCCTGCACATCGGCCGCACCTACACGAACGGCTTCACCGAGGACGAGCAGGTCGTGATCGGCGGGCGGGTCATGCCGCTGCTGCCCAGCGAAGGACGCGCGCCGTACTTCTACGTGAACCACCCGAGCGTGCTGCCCTCCGCCCCGTCGGCGGTCAAGCGCACGGCATCCCGCGCCGCAGGCAGCCGCACGGCGAAGCCCGCCGCCGAGCCCCGCGAGCCGCGCGTCGCCAAGCCGATCGAGCGCGACTACGGCATCTGCGACGTGTGCTTCATGGTGCGCAACGCGAACGGCAGCTGCGGCTGCGACTGACCCGCCGGGTGATGTTCGCGGACTGAGCGGTGTCCGCGGGGCGAGCGGTGTTCGCGGGGTGACGGGTCAGGACAGCTCGGCCTGCACCCGGCGCGACATCTCGGCGATCGGCATCGACCGGGGGAACACCGCGACCACGACGTCGTCCAGCGCCGGCTCCGACCCGCCCGGCAGCACGCCGTAGCGGCGTCGCACGTCCTCGAGCGCGGCGCGCAGCGTCGTCACCGGCACGCGCGTGCCGCGCAGCAGCTGACGCAGCACGTGGTTGTGCACGGCCGTGACCAGCGCCGAGAAGCCGACCGCGTCGATCGGCGCGATGCCCGGCAGCGCGGTGCGCAGGTACTCGTCGAACAGGCGCTCGTAGCGGAACACCGTGACGATCTCGCGGGCGCGCAGCACCGGCACCTGACGCACGATCTCATAACGACGGCGGGCGAGGTCGGGGTCACGGGCGAAGTGCGAGAACACCCGCTCGGAGGCCTCGCACACCGCGGCCCACGGGTCGTCGTGCGGCTCGTCGAGGAAGGTGCGCAGCTCGTCGATGAGCGCCTCGTGGTCGGTGAAGACGACATCCTCCTTGCCGCCGAACTGGCGGAAGAAGGTGGAGCGCGAGACACCGGCGGCCTTCGCGATCTGCTCGACCGAGGTCGCCTCGAACCCCTGCCTGTCGAAGAGCTCCAGAGCTGCGGCCACGACGCCGGTCCGAAGCTGAGTCGGTTGCTGCATAGGGGAAGCCTAGTCCTGGCCGTTCGGGCGATGTCGCCAGCGGTAGTAGGCTTTTGGATCGGGTCGAACTCCGTTTCGACAACCGACAGAACTGTCGCGTCCCACCCGCCGCAACCAGCGAAGGACTGCACGTGGATCTCTACGAGTACCAGGCACGAGACCTTTTCGAATCGTACGGAGTGCCGGTTCTCGCCGGCATCGTCGCCGACACCCCTGAGGAGGTGAAGGCAGCGGCTGAGAAGCTCGGCGGCGTGGTCGTCGTCAAGGCGCAGGTCAAGACCGGCGGCCGGGGCAAGACCGGCGGCGTCAAGGTCGCCAAGAACCCCGACGAGGCGTACGAGGCCGCCAAGGCCATCCTCGGCCTGGACATCAAGGGCCACGTCGTCAAGCGCGTCATGGTCGCCGCGGGCGCCCGCATCGCCGACGAGTACTACTTCTCGGTGCTGCTCGACCGCGCCAACCGCTCGTACCTGAGCCTGTGCTCGGTCGAGGGCGGCATGGAGATCGAGCAGCTCGCCGTCGAGAAGCCCGAGGCGCTCGCCCGCATCGAGGTCGACCCGCTGGTCGGCATCAACAAGACCAAGGCGATCGAGATCGCCAAGGCCGCGAACTTCCCCGACGAGCTCGTCTCGAAGGTCGCCGACGTCTTCGTCAAGCTGTACGAGGTATACAAGGGCGAGGACGCCACCCTCGTCGAGGTCAACCCGCTGGTGCGCACCGAGGACGGCGACATCATCGCCCTCGACGGCAAGGTCACCCTGGACGACAACGGCTCCGAGGTGCGCCACCCCGACCACGAGAAGCTCGAGGACAAGGCCGCCACCGACCCGCTCGAGGCGAAGGCCAAGGAGTCCGGCCTGAACTACGTCAAGCTCGACGGTCAGGTCGGCATCATCGGCAACGGCGCGGGCCTGGTCATGTCGACCCTCGACGTCGTCGCCTACGCCGGCGAGAACCACGGCGGCGTGAAGCCCGCCAACTTCCTCGACATCGGTGGCGGCGCGAACGCGCAGGTCATGGCCAGCGGTCTCGACGTCATCCTGGGCGACGAGCAGGTCAAGAGCGTGTTCGTCAACGTCTTCGGCGGCATCACGTCCTGCGTGGCCGTGGCCGAGGGCATCGTGAAGGCACTGGAGATCCTCGGCGACGCCGCCACCAAGCCGCTGGTCGTGCGCCTGGACGGCAACCAGGTCGAAGAGGGCCGCGCGATCCTCGCCGAGGCGAACCACCCGCTGGTCACCCTGGCCGCAGGCATGGACGAGGGCGCCGACAAGGCCGCCGAGCTGGCGAACGCCTGACCCCGGTCAGAGACTGAAGGAACGAGAGAAATGTCGATCTACCTCAACAAGGACTCCAAGGTCATCGTCCAGGGCATCACCGGAGGCGAGGGCACCAAGCACACCGCGCTGATGCTGAAGGCCGGTACGAACATCGTCGGCGGCGTGAACGCCCGCAAGGCCGGCACGACCGTCACGCACGAGAAGCCGCACGAGGGCGAGGTCGAGCTGCCCGTCTTCGCTTCGGTCGCCGAAGCGATCCAGAAGACCGGCGCCGACGTGTCGGTGGCGTTCGTGCCCCCGAAGTTCGCCAAGGACGCGATGATCGAGGCCATCGACGCCGAGATCCCGCTGCTCGTGGTCATCACCGAGGGCATCCCGGTGGGCGACAGCGCCGAGGCGTGGGCGTACGCGAAGTCCAAGGGCAACAAGACCCGCATCATCGGGCCGAACTGCCCCGGCATCATCACCCCCGGTGAGGCGCTGGCCGGCATCACCCCCGCCAACATCACCGGCTCCGGCCCGATCGGCCTGGTGTCGAAGTCGGGCACGCTGACCTACCAGATGATGTTCGAGCTGAAGGACATCGGGTTCTCCACCGCCATCGGCATCGGCGGCGACCCGGTCATCGGCACCACGCACATCGACGCGCTCGCCGCGTTCGAGGCCGACCCCGACACCAAGGCGATCGTCATGATCGGCGAGATCGGCGGCGACGCCGAGGAGCGCGCGGCCGAATACATCAAGGCGCACGTCACCAAGCCGGTCGTCGGCTACGTGGCGGGCTTCACCGCCCCCGAGGGCAAGACCATGGGCCACGCCGGCGCCATCGTCTCGGGCTCGGCGGGCACCGCGCAGGCCAAGAAGGAGGCCCTCGAGGCCGCCGGCGTCAAGGTCGGCAAGACGCCGTCCGAGACCGCGGAGCTGATGCGCGCCATCGTGGAAGCGCTGTAGCCACGAGCTGACGTCTCGAAGGCCCCGGGGTTGCGATCCCGGGGCCTTCGCCGTGTCCGGATGCTCCCCGGAGTCGAACCGTCGCGGGCGTCTCAGCCTCGCGCGGCGATCGCGTCGAGCAGCCGGTCGAGCGCCCCGTGAGCGTGTCTGCGGGCGGCTGCGTCGCCGGGGCGAGCGGCCAGCCACAGGGCGAGTTCGTTCATGGCGCCAGACAGGGCGGTCGCGAGCGGATCGAGCAGAGCGGCAGGGATGCCCGCCTCGCGCAGCCCGGTGCGCAGCTCCTGCTCAGGGCCCTCCGTATCGAGCTTCCGCCACTGCTCCCAGCCCAGCACGGCCGGCCCGTCGACGAGCAGCACGCGCGCGGAAGCGCCGTGGGTGATGGCGTCGAGGAACGCGTGGCTGCCGTCGCGCAGGGCGGTCTCGGGGGAGGAGTGCCGGGTGGCGGTTTCGATCGTCTCGGCCACGGCCGTCTGCAGCTGCGCCGCGACCGCGGCGAACAGCAGTGGTTTCGACGTGAAGTGGTGGTAGACGGCGCCCCGGGTCACCTCCGCGGCTCGTGCGATGTCGTCCACAGAGGCGTCCGCATACCCGTGCGCGGCGAAATGCTCGGTCGCGGTCTGGAGGATGCGGTGCGCCGTGGCGGCGGCATCCGCGGCGGAGGCTCGGGGCATGGCGTTCCTTTACGTGCGTTGTGTATGTATTCTAGCTGCACGGATACAAACACGTTGTATGTAAAGGAGAGCGCATGAAGATCACGAGCTTCTACCCGGTGGTGATGGTCGACGACGTCACCGAGGCCTCCCGGTTCTACCGGGAGGAACTGGCATTCGAGACGACCTTCGAAACCGGCTGGTACGTGAGCCTGCGCAACGACGGCGGCGAACTCGCCATCCTCGACCGCACGCACGAGACGATCCCCGAGGGTTTCGGCGAGCCCGTGCGTGGACTGCTGCTCAACATCGAGGTGACGGATGCCGCGGCCATGCACGCGCGGCTGGTGGGGGAGCGCCGCCTTCCGGAACGGCTGACGCTGCGCGACGAGGACTTCGGGCAGCGGCACTTCATCATCGAGGCGCCCGGCGGCGTGCTGGTCGATGTGATCGAGCCCATCGACCCGTCGCCGGAGTTCGCCGCCGCCTACGCCACGGCCTGAGCCGCAGCGATCGGATCCGCCGCAGGCAGTGCCCGAGGCGGCTGGCGGGGGCAGGATGGAGAGCATGACGGCACGGATGACATTCACGCTGGTGGGCGGCCCGACCGCCGTGATCGAGTACGCCGGGCTGCGCCTGCTCACCGATCCGACCTTCGATCCGCCGGGCAGCTACGAGGGCGGCGTCACGCTGCACAAGCTGACCGGCCCCGCCCTCGGCCCTGATGAGGTCGGCGGCATCGACGCGGTGCTGCTCTCGCATGATCAGCATCCGGACAATCTCGACGATGCCGGCCGCGAGTTCCTCTCGCGAGCCGGCGTCGTGCTCTCCACTCCCGATGCCGCGTCCAGGATCGACGGCGTCATCGGACTCGAGCCGTGGCAGAGTCACATGCTCGGCGAGGTCGAGATCACCGCGATGCCCGCGCTGCACGGCCCCGAGGGCGCCGAGGCCCTCTCGGGCATGGTCACAGGATTCCTGCTGCGCGCACTCGGTCATCCCGTCGTCTACATCTCCGGCGACAACGCCTCGGTCGCGCTGGTCGCCGAGATCGTCGTGCGGGTGGATGCCGTCGACGTCGCGGTGCTGTTCGCGGGCGCAGCGAATGTCGGCCGCTTCGGCGACAGCGACCTGACACTCAACGCCCGCACCGCGGTCGCCGCTGCGCGGGCGCTCGGCGAAGCCGTCATCATCCCTGCGCACGCCGACGGCTGGCATCACTTCTCGGAGACCCGTGAGCGGCTCGTGCGCGAATTCGGGTACGCCGGACTGGCGGAGCGGCTGCGTGTGCCCGTGCACGGCGAACCGCTGACGGTCTGACCGTCACGAATGAAGGACGATCGCAAGTCTGAAGGATGCTGCGGTGCGCAGCATCCTTCAGACCTGCAGGCATCCTTCAGAGTTGCGGGCGCGAGGGCGGCTGAGCCGCCGTACGCACGCAGAGGGGCCGGATGCCGCAGCATCCGACCCCTCTGCGAACCGGTCTCAGAGACCGGTGCCGAAGAGCATCTCGATCGGCCCGCGGGCGAAGAAGATGAGGAAGCCGGCGCCGACCACCCACAGCAGCGGGCTGATGCGCTTGGCCTGGCCCGAGAGCGCGTGGATGATGACCCAGCTCACGAAGCCCGCACCGATGCCGTTCGCGATCGAGTACGTCAGCGGCATGACGGTGACCGTCAGGAAGACCGGCAGCAGCACGCGGAAGTCCGCGAAGTCGATGTGCCGGATCTGCGCCATCATCATGGCACCCACGATGATGAGGGCGGCCGCGGCGATCTCGGTCGGGACGATCGAGGTCAGCGGGGTGAGGAACATCGCGATGAGGAACACCACACCGGTGACGATGTTCGCGAAGCCCGTGCGCGCGCCCTCGCCGATGCCGGCGCCCGACTCGATGAACACGGTGCTCGACGACGACGAGGTCGCACCACCGGCGATGGCGCCGACGCCCTCGACGATCAGCGCCGACTTGATGCGCGGGAAGTCGCCCTTCTCGTCAGCCAGGTCGGCCTCCTTCGCCAGGCCCGTCATGGTGCCCATGGCGTCGAAGAAGTTCGTGAACAGCAGTGTGAAGACGATCATCACCAGGGCGACCGCGCCGACCTTGCCGAAGTCGAACGCGAAGTCGACCTGGCCGACCAGGCTGAGATCGGGCAGGCTCACCGGCGAACCCTGCAGGGCGGGGACGGTCAGGCCCCAGCCGCCAGGGTTGACCACGTTGCCGGCGTCGTCGAACGTGCGAGGGCCGATCTTCCAGACGGCCTCCACGATCACGGCGACCACGGTGCCGGCGACCAGGCCGATGAGCATGCCGCCCTTCACGCGCAGCGCGACGAGGATGCCGGTGACGATCAGCGTGAGCACGAACAGCAGCGTCGGCACGGTGGCGACCGAGCCGTTGACGCCCAGGCCGACCGGCGGCGACGACGTGCCGGTCGCGGTCACGAACCCGGAGTTGACGAAGCCGATGAATGCGATGAACAGGCCGATGCCCACGGTGATCGCGATCTTGAGCTGGAACGGAACGGCGTCGAAGATCGCCTTCCGCAGCCCGGTGGCGGCCAGCAGCACGATCAGCGCACCGTTGATGATGACCAGCGCCATCGCCTCGGGCCAGGTCACCTGGCCGACGACGCTGAACGCGACGAACGCGTTGATGCCCAGACCCGCGGCGAAGCCGAAGGGCAGGCGGCTGACCAGACCGAACAGGATGGTCATCACACCCGCGGTCAGCGCGGTGGCAGCACCGACCGCGTTGAAGTCGAGCATGTTCCCGGCGACGTCGGGCTTGCCCGAGAGGATGATCGGGTTGAGGATCACGATGTAGGCCATCGTCACGAACGTGACGAGCCCACCGCGGATCTCGGCGCCGAAGCTCGATCCTCGCTTCGTGATCTCGAAGTAGCGGTCGAGTGCGTTGCGCGGCTCGGTTCCGGAGTCGGTGTCAGGGCGGGCAGGGGCAGTTGTCATCGGGACCTCCGCAGGAGAATCTATCGTGTCGCGGCCCGCCTCGCGTGGCTCGCCGGGCGGGCGTCGATGCGCGACGTAGGCTCGATCTGAAATGCAGCGTCTCGTCGTCGTCCTCCTCGCCGCCCTCGACGCCGCCATCGCGGCGGCCGTCGGGCTGGCCGTCGTGCTCGCGCCGCTCACCGTGCTGTGGGTGCTGGCGTTCGGCGTGAGCGCCGACTGGGGTGCGCTGTGGCCCGCCAGCGGCACACTCTGGCAGTTCGGGCACGGGGTGCCACTGCAGGTCGTGCTGCCCGACGAGCTGCTCGCGAACCTCGGCATCGCGAAGGAGGCGGCCACTTTCGCCGTCTCGGTGCCGCCGCTGGCCCTCCTGCTGTTCACGCTGCTGTTCGCCGTGCGCTCGGGTCGCCGTGCGGCCGTCGCCGGAGCCTGGATCACGGGCGTCGCCTCCGGCGCCGTGGCCTTCGCCGGAATCTCGGCCCTCGTCGGCCTCACCGCGCAGTCCGGTGTACTGCGGGTTCCGGTCGCAGCAGCCATAGCCCTGCCGGCATCCGTCTACCTCGTCGGCCTGCTGGCCGGGGCGGTGAAGCACGCCTGGTCGGACGGCGACGACAACGGCCCCATCGACCGGCTGCACGACGTCATCGACGGATGGGGTGACTGGGCGCCGGTCACGGCGGAGTCGCTGCGCGGTGCGGCGGTCGCCGTGGTCGCGCTGTTCGGCACCGCGGCCGTCGGGCTGGCGGCGATGACGTTCCTGCGCGGCGGCGAGGTGATCGCCCTGTTCGAAGCGGCACGTGTCGACGGCCTCGGAGCGACGATGCTCACCCTCGCGCACCTGCTCTACCTGCCGACCCTGCTCATCTGGACGGCGAGCTGGATCGCGGGCCCCGGGTTCGCGCTCGGTGCCGGCACCGCCGTGTCGCCCGCGGGCACCGAACTCGGCGTGGTCCCCGGCATCCCCGTGCTCGGGCTGGTGCCCGAGAACGCATCGATGTGGATGCTGGTGTGCGTGCTCGTGCCGATCGGATGCGGCGCGCTGGCCGGCTGGATGGTGCGCTCCCGGCTGGTCTGGGAGGGCACGGGGGAGCGGATCGCCGTGCGCGCGGTCATCGCGGGCGGCATCGCCGCGCTCTCGGCGGGCGTCGCCGCGCTCGCCGCGGTGCTGGCATCCGGATCCATCGGTCCTGGTCGCCTCGCCGAGACCGGTCCCGACGCCGGTCAGCTGGCGCTCGCCGTCGGCATCGAGGTGCTCATCGGCTGCGGCATCCTGCTGCTGGCGCCCCGCCACCGGGACGAGCTCGCCGAGGAGCGCACCGACCGCTGGCATGAAGAGATGTCGGCCCTCGGCACCCCGGTAGACTGACCGGGTGCTGACGCTCGCCGTTCTCATCTCAGGTACAGGCTCGAATCTCCGAGCGCTGCTCGAGGCCGCGAGCCACCCCGATTTCCCCGCCCGCGTGGTCGTGGTGGGCGCCGATCGGGATGCCGATGGCCTCGCGCACGCCGAGGAGTTCGGCGTGCCGACCTTCACGGTGCCGTACTCGGCGTTCCCGAGCCGTGAGAC
This is a stretch of genomic DNA from Microbacterium sp. YJN-G. It encodes these proteins:
- a CDS encoding DUF6350 family protein, producing MQRLVVVLLAALDAAIAAAVGLAVVLAPLTVLWVLAFGVSADWGALWPASGTLWQFGHGVPLQVVLPDELLANLGIAKEAATFAVSVPPLALLLFTLLFAVRSGRRAAVAGAWITGVASGAVAFAGISALVGLTAQSGVLRVPVAAAIALPASVYLVGLLAGAVKHAWSDGDDNGPIDRLHDVIDGWGDWAPVTAESLRGAAVAVVALFGTAAVGLAAMTFLRGGEVIALFEAARVDGLGATMLTLAHLLYLPTLLIWTASWIAGPGFALGAGTAVSPAGTELGVVPGIPVLGLVPENASMWMLVCVLVPIGCGALAGWMVRSRLVWEGTGERIAVRAVIAGGIAALSAGVAALAAVLASGSIGPGRLAETGPDAGQLALAVGIEVLIGCGILLLAPRHRDELAEERTDRWHEEMSALGTPVD